The following are encoded in a window of Pygocentrus nattereri isolate fPygNat1 chromosome 5, fPygNat1.pri, whole genome shotgun sequence genomic DNA:
- the ftr14l gene encoding tripartite motif-containing protein 16: protein MSRRSSVADQSRSGTMGKSQRSDSYGRYSSPRPSSRDVQRNVLCDFCLTKKMKAVKSCLTCLTSFCETHLQAHYEYPALMKHKLVTATGQLREKICAEHDKLLEVFCRSDQTCVCVLCIMEEHKKHNIVSAAAERTEKQKQLGAKLMASQQMIDERVKKWQDLRQAAESLKHSSQNVLEENERIFTELMRALERRYIDVKEMIRAQEAALMTQSVRHLDRMEEEITLLRMKHNDLEKLSHSDDHIHFLQSWQSLSAPSGYEDLSKVTLAQQHSFEKAKKAISELKVQLEDVSKDELSKISSAVRDVQILHALEPKTREDFLQYSSHLSLDPLTVHPNLHLAEGNTVVRMSNDPKNYPDHPERFDHWQQVLCQESLSGNRYYWEVNWSGTEIDIAVTYKAVSRKGNDNICSFGWNDISWSLYCSESKYSFMHNNKSTTLPVPTSSRIAVYIDHKAGTLAFYSVSDKMTLLHRVNTSFTQPLYAGFGVWGFGTTVKIL, encoded by the exons ATGTCTCGCCGCAGTAGTGTGGCTGACCAGAGCCGGTCCGGCACAATGGGGAAGTCTCAGAGAAGTGATTCATATGGCAGGTACAGCAGCCCAAGACCCAGCAGCCGGGATGTTCAGCGGAATGTCCTGTGTGACTTCTGCCTGACCAAGAAAATGAAGGCTGTGAAGTCCTGTCTAACATGCCTGACCTCGTTCTGTGAGACCCACCTGCAGGCCCACTACGAATACCCGGCACTGATGAAGCATAAGCTGGTCACAGCAACGGGGCAGCTGAGGGAGAAGATCTGCGCTGAACATGACAAACTGCTGGAGGTCTTCTGCCGCTCCGACCAGacctgtgtttgtgttctgtgtATCATGGAAGAACACAAGAAACACAACATTGTCTCTGCTGCAGCTGAGAGGACAGAGAAGCAG AAACAGCTCGGGGCTAAGCTGATGGCCTCTCAGCAGATGATTGATGAGAGAGTGAAGAAGTGGCAGGATCTGAGGCAGGCGGCAGAGTCTCTAAAG CACTCATCCCAGAATGTGCTGGAGGAGAATGAGAGGATCTTCACTGAACTGATGCGAGCACTGGAGAGGAGATACATAGACGTGAAGGAGATGATTAGAGCTCAGGAGGCAGCTCTGATGACCCAGTCAGTGAGACACCTGGACCGAATGGAGGAGGAGATCACTCTTCTGAGGATGAAGCACAACGATCTGGAGAAGCTGTCACACTCTGATGATCATATCCATTTCCTGCAG AGCTGGCAGTCTCTTTCTGCACCCTCCGGATATGAAGACTTGTCCAAAGTGACACTGGCCCAGCAGCACTCTtttgaaaaagcaaagaaagccATCTCAGAGCTTAAAGTGCAGTTAGAGGATGTAAGTAAGGATGAACTGAGCAAGATCTCATCTGCAG TAAGGGACGTTCAAATTCTGCATGCTCTGGAGCCAAAAACAAGAGAagactttttacagt ATTCCAGCCACCTTTCTCTGGATCCTTTAACAGTTCACCCTAACCTGCACCTCGCTGAGGGGAACACAGTGGTGCGCATGAGCAATGACCCCAAGAATTATCCTGACCACCCTGAGCGGTTTGACCACTGGCAGCAGGTGTTGTGCCAGGAGAGCTTGTCTGGCAACCGATACTACTGGGAGGTGAACTGGAGCGGTACAGAGATTGACATTGCTGTGACTTACAAGGCAGTTAGCAGGAAAGGCAACGACAACATCTGCAGCTTCGGATGGAACGATATATCTTGGAGCCTGTACTGCTCTGAGTCCAAGTACTCCTTCAtgcacaacaacaaaagcaccaCTCTACCAGTGCCCACTTCATCCAGAATAGCAGTGTATATAGACCACAAGGCTGGAACACTGGCCTTTTACAGCGTGTCagacaaaatgactcttctcCACAGGGTGAACACCTCATTCACTCAGCCACTCTACGCAGGGTTTGGAGTCTGGGGTTTTGGAACTACTGTAAAGATATTATAA
- the LOC108442180 gene encoding toll-like receptor 4 codes for MTAFCTDRGMFLYVVFFLVQNGNGEECTQIRKDGHYTCGGRNLTCIPPSIPSSVEMLDFSFNFLPTLRRTVFPQLYNLKLLDLTRCHIHHITDDAFHNVKNVATLILTGNPVSYIGPDGLNSLRKLQRLVLVDTGLSSLNVQFNNLTGLQELNIGTNNIQSMALPPFMIKFRDFSSLNLHANNISILRVDDTDVLRRMRGNITLILSRNPILYIEPGTFQNLHLRELNIRSAFVSLDAQRDGLKGLGGLNVGKLIIGSYREHHSNTKDINDLDGLCLINFEEVYFFQNKWLDLSSHVFRCMVNATKITLKQGHVRVIEPVPFRRLKELHIDKNRLEEIPQLSNIQSLEKLVVVNNNQVLFRGLRNMPSLRHVDLSRNQMSLGSCCFRYFSDTPNIRHLNLSLNANIMFLAKPFSGLDLLEVLDFHHTEIGVVGQFGLLQNMKNLKYLDLSYTSNTFSSTSSFSGLTSLKVLKIAGNAFQEETLGYLFENLIVLEVLDMSNCGIDRLVWRDFRDLQRLQHLLLSQNRLTALDFLAQANLPSLKQLALDQNSISSIPQNTLQNLPKNLSVFDLSFNPIICLCTQRYLIQWIIKHQKMFPKPHNVLCKTLQTDSKMRAIEFDIESCIHAPIRTLVLSICAVLLFVLASVLVYRFQFYLRYGCVLLRGYRASRQQECSYDAFVIYSSKDESWVMDELVENLENGIPPIHLCLHVRDFEAGKTITSNIIDEGIMGSRKIIVVISKHFIESSWCRFEFEVAQSWLVTQGNANIIIIILEDVEEEKTKKVFGLHKHLKKNTYLKWSGNPISNMRFWIRLRKAVIS; via the exons ATCAGAAAGGATGGACATTACACGTGTGGCGGAAGGAATCTCACCTGCATACCTCCCAGTATTCCTTCCTCTGTGGAGATGCTGGACTTCAGTTTTAATTTCTTGCCCACCTTGCGGAGGACTGTATTCCCTCAGCTGTATAATCTGAAACTTCTAGATCTCACAAG ATGTCATATCCATCATATTACTGACGATGCTTTCCACAATGTGAAGAATGTGGCCACTCTAATTCTCACTGGAAACCCTGTCTCATATATAGGACCTGATGGATTAAACTCATTACGTAAACTACAAAGATTAGTTCTTGTGGACACTGGCCTGTCATCTTTAAATGTCCAGTTCAACAATCTCACCGGGCTTCAAGAACTAAACATTGGGACTAACAACATTCAGTCCATGGCTCTTCCACCTTTCATGATAAAGTTCAGGGACTTCAGTTCACTGAATCTTCATGCTAATAACATATCCATCTTAAGAGTAGATGACACTGATGTTCTACGACGGATGAGGGGGAATATCACATTAATCCTCTCACGGAACCCGATATTATACATAGAACCAGGAACATTTCAGAACCTTCACCTCAGAGAGCTGAACATACGGAGTGCCTTCGTTTCACTTGATGCACAAAGGGATGGTCTAAAAGGACTCGGTGGTCTTAATGTTGGCAAACTCATTATTGGAAGCTACAGAGAGCATCATTCAAATACTAAAGACATTAATGACCTTGATGGTCTCTGCTTAATCAATTTTGAAGAGGTTTACTTTTTCCAAAACAAATGGTTAGATTTAAGCAGCCATGTGTTTCGCTGTATGGTCAATGCAACAAAAATCACTCTGAAACAAGGCCATGTAAGAGTCATAGAACCTGTCCCATTTCGTCGGCTTAAAGAACTTCACATAGATAAAAATCGTTTAGAGGAAATACCCCAACTTTCAAACATACAGTCCTTAGAAAAACTTGTTGTTGTTAACAACAATCAAGTATTGTTTAGAGGTCTCAGAAATATGCCCAGTCTCCGGCATGTAGATCTGAGTAGAAACCAAATGTCACTGGGATCCTGCTGTTTCCGGTATTTCAGTGACACACCGAACATTCGCCACCTTAATCTGAGTCTGAATGCAAATATAATGTTCCTTGCAAAACCATTTTCTGGTCTTGACTTGCTTGAGGTATTAGATTTTCATCACACAGAGATAGGTGTAGTGGGGCAGTTTGGACTTTTACAGAATATGAAGAACTTAAAATATTTAGACCTTTCATATACAAGTAATACTTTTAGCAGTACTTCGTCTTTTTCTGGTCTTACTAGTCTTAAAGTTCTGAAAATAGCAGGCAATGCTTTCCAAGAGGAAACACTGggatatttatttgaaaatcttATCGTTTTGGAAGTTCTTGACATGTCAAACTGTGGCATTGATCGATTAGTCTGGAGAGATTTCAGAGACCTCCAGAGACTACAGCATTTACTTCTAAGTCAAAACAGATTAACAGCTTTGGATTTTTTGGCACAGGCAAATCTACCGAGCCTAAAACAGCTTGCTTTAGACCAAAACAGTATCTCAAGTATTCCACAAAATACTCTCCAAAATCTACCAAAAAATCTCTCTGTTTTTGATTTATCATTTAATCCAATCATCTGCCTCTGCACCCAAAGATATTTAATTCAGTGGATCATCAAACATCAGAAAATGTTTCCTAAACCTCATAATGTTTTATGCAAAACATTACAAACAGACTCAAAAATGAGGGCCATTGAGTTTGACATTGAAAGTTGCATACATGCACCAATACGTACTCTTGTTTTGTCCATATGTGCTGTACTTCTGTTTGTGCTGGCATCAGTTTTGGTCTATAGGTTCCAGTTTTACCTGCGGTACGGGTGCGTCCTGCTAAGAGGCTACAGAGCCTCCAGACAGCAAGAATGTTCCTATGATGCATTTGTAATCTACTCCAGCAAAGATGAATCCTGGGTAATGGATGAActggtggaaaatctggaaaatgGGATCCCACCCATCCATCTGTGCCTCCACGTGCGGGACTTTGAAGCAGGCAAGACCATCACCTCCAACATCATAGACGAGGGCATCATGGGCAGTCGTAAAATTATAGTGGTCATATCTAAACACTTCATTGAGAGCTCTTGGTGCCGATTCGAGTTTGAGGTGGCTCAGTCCTGGCTGGTGACACAAGGCAACgccaacatcatcatcattattctGGAAGATGTGGAGGAGGAGAAGACCAAGAAAGTGTTCGGACTCCATAAGCACCTGAAAAAGAACACTTACCTGAAGTGGAGCGGGAACCCCATCAGTAACATGAGGTTCTGGATTCGGCTCAGAAAAGCTGTAATCTCTTAA